One Siniperca chuatsi isolate FFG_IHB_CAS linkage group LG3, ASM2008510v1, whole genome shotgun sequence genomic region harbors:
- the LOC122873339 gene encoding tubulin beta-4B chain-like: MREIVHLQAGQCGNQIGAKFWEVISDEHGIDPTGTYHGDSDLQLDRINVYYNEASGGKYVPRAILVDLEPGTMDSVRSGPFGQIFRPDNFVFGQSGAGNNWAKGHYTEGAELVDSVLDVVRKEAESCDCLQGFQLTHSLGGGTGSGMGTLLISKIREEYPDRIMNTFSVVPSPKVSDTVVEPYNATLSVHQLVENTDETYCIDNEALYDICFRTLKLTTPTYGDLNHLVSATMSGVTTCLRFPGQLNADLRKLAVNMVPFPRLHFFMPGFAPLTSRGSQQYRALSVPELTQQMFDAKNMMAACDPRHGRYLTVAAIFRGRMSMKEVDEQMLNVQNKNSSYFVEWIPNNVKTAVCDIPPRGLKMAATFIGNSTAIQELFKRISEQFTAMFRRKAFLHWYTGEGMDEMEFTEAESNMNDLVSEYQQYQDATAEEGEFEEEGEEEVA, from the exons ATGCGTGAGATCGTGCACCTGCAGGCCGGGCAGTGCGGGAACCAGATTGGAGCAAAg TTCTGGGAGGTGATCAGTGACGAGCACGGCATTGACCCAACAGGAACCTACCATGGAGACAGTGACCTGCAGCTGGACAGAATCAATGTCTACTATAATGAGGCTTCAG GTGGGAAGTACGTGCCTAGGGCCATCCTAGTGGATCTGGAGCCAGGTACTATGGACTCTGTCCGCTCCGGCCCCTTCGGACAGATCTTCAGACCCGACAACTTTGTCTTTG GCCAGAGTGGAGCCGGTAACAACTGGGCAAAGGGCCACTACACAGAGGGAGCCGAGCTGGTGGATTCAGTCCTGGATGTGGTGAGGAAGGAGGCTGAGAGCTGCGACTGCCTCCAGGGTTTCCAGCTTACACACTCCCTGGGCGGTGGTACCGGCTCTGGTATGGGAACTCTGCTCATCAGCAAGATCCGTGAAGAGTACCCTGATCGTATCATGAACACCTTCAGTGTGGTGCCTTCTCCTAAG GTGTCAGACACAGTGGTGGAGCCCTACAATGCcactctgtctgtccaccaGCTGGTTGAGAACACAGACGAGACTTACTGCATTGATAACGAGGCCCTGTATGACATCTGCTTCCGCACCCTCAAACTCACCACGCCCACTTACGGAGACCTCAACCACCTGGTCTCTGCCACCATGAGTGGGGTGACAACTTGCCTGCGTTTCCCCGGCCAGCTCAACGCTGACCTCCGTAAACTGGCCGTCAACATGGTGCCCTTCCCTCGTCTGCACTTCTTCATGCCTGGCTTCGCCCCGCTCACCAGCAGGGGCAGCCAGCAGTACAGAGCCCTCTCTGTGCCCGAACTCACTCAGCAGATGTTCGACGCCAAAAACATGATGGCTGCCTGCGACCCACGCCACGGCCGCTACCTGACCGTGGCCGCCATCTTCCGCGGCCGCATGTCTATGAAGGAGGTGGACGAGCAGATGCTGAACGTGCAGAATAAGAACAGCAGTTACTTCGTGGAGTGGATCCCCAACAATGTCAAGACGGCCGTGTGCGACATCCCGCCCCGAGGGCTCAAGATGGCCGCCACCTTCATCGGCAACAGCACGGCCATCCAGGAGCTGTTCAAGCGCATCTCTGAGCAGTTCACCGCCATGTTCCGCCGCAAGGCCTTTCTCCACTGGTACACCGGCGAGGGCATGGATGAGATGGAGTTCACAGAGGCGGAGAGCAACATGAACGACTTGGTGTCCGAGTACCAGCAGTACCAGGATGCCACGGCTGAGGAGGGAGAGtttgaggaggagggagaggaggaggtggctTAA